The Lycium barbarum isolate Lr01 chromosome 12, ASM1917538v2, whole genome shotgun sequence genome includes a region encoding these proteins:
- the LOC132623824 gene encoding uncharacterized protein LOC132623824 isoform X2, with protein MGKLDTLHIWSLVIMALLIRLFLQTPVKKESVLILPAFGVQLETQYGSGKTVRQFVHISRILKPVLTECVTPVTCYWSLSLIIRGEEELMLVFKELRPPMKMLAPIWKALCAAIECGECTEAIT; from the exons ATG GGAAAGCTAGATACTCTTCATATTTGGAGCTTAGTTATCATGGCGTTGCTCATTAGGTTATTTCTACAGACGCCAGTTAAGAAAG AGTCTGTTCTAATTCTGCCAGCATTTGGAGTTCAACTTGAGACTCAGTATGGAAG TGGGAAAACAGTTCGCCAGTTTGTCCATATTAGCAGGATTTTGAAACCAGTGCTGACAGAATGTGTCACACCAGTTACCTGTTATTGGAGTCTATCTTTGATTATTCGAGGGGAGGAAGAACTTATGCTAGTTTTCAAG GAATTGCGTCCACCAATGAAAATGTTAGCGCCCATCTGGAAGGCTTTATGTGCTGCCATCGAATGTGGAGAATGCACGGAGGCTATTACATAG
- the LOC132623824 gene encoding uncharacterized protein LOC132623824 isoform X1 produces the protein MWKLGVRVGDGGGIGNRVGKYTYLHQLGKAPPQAIDAHHIVVQRVSIYASLLFSFLLIHTFSYSTSLSLQGKLDTLHIWSLVIMALLIRLFLQTPVKKESVLILPAFGVQLETQYGSGKTVRQFVHISRILKPVLTECVTPVTCYWSLSLIIRGEEELMLVFKELRPPMKMLAPIWKALCAAIECGECTEAIT, from the exons ATGTGGAAGTTGGGAGTAAGAGTGGGGGATGGGGGAGGCATTGGGAATAGGGTAGGAAAATACACATACCTACACCAATTGGGTAAAGCTCCACCTCAAGCTATTGATGCTCACCATATTGTTGTTCAAAGGGTTTCAATTTATGCCTCTTTACTCTTCTCCTTTTTGCTTATCCATACTTTCTCTTATTCCACCAG TCTTTCATTGCAGGGAAAGCTAGATACTCTTCATATTTGGAGCTTAGTTATCATGGCGTTGCTCATTAGGTTATTTCTACAGACGCCAGTTAAGAAAG AGTCTGTTCTAATTCTGCCAGCATTTGGAGTTCAACTTGAGACTCAGTATGGAAG TGGGAAAACAGTTCGCCAGTTTGTCCATATTAGCAGGATTTTGAAACCAGTGCTGACAGAATGTGTCACACCAGTTACCTGTTATTGGAGTCTATCTTTGATTATTCGAGGGGAGGAAGAACTTATGCTAGTTTTCAAG GAATTGCGTCCACCAATGAAAATGTTAGCGCCCATCTGGAAGGCTTTATGTGCTGCCATCGAATGTGGAGAATGCACGGAGGCTATTACATAG
- the LOC132623824 gene encoding uncharacterized protein LOC132623824 isoform X3, with the protein MALLIRLFLQTPVKKESVLILPAFGVQLETQYGSGKTVRQFVHISRILKPVLTECVTPVTCYWSLSLIIRGEEELMLVFKELRPPMKMLAPIWKALCAAIECGECTEAIT; encoded by the exons ATGGCGTTGCTCATTAGGTTATTTCTACAGACGCCAGTTAAGAAAG AGTCTGTTCTAATTCTGCCAGCATTTGGAGTTCAACTTGAGACTCAGTATGGAAG TGGGAAAACAGTTCGCCAGTTTGTCCATATTAGCAGGATTTTGAAACCAGTGCTGACAGAATGTGTCACACCAGTTACCTGTTATTGGAGTCTATCTTTGATTATTCGAGGGGAGGAAGAACTTATGCTAGTTTTCAAG GAATTGCGTCCACCAATGAAAATGTTAGCGCCCATCTGGAAGGCTTTATGTGCTGCCATCGAATGTGGAGAATGCACGGAGGCTATTACATAG